The following are encoded in a window of Solibacillus sp. FSL R7-0668 genomic DNA:
- a CDS encoding homoserine dehydrogenase produces MQKNKYRIHSNALFEIAQSRAFTEKDAIEERFDEEGKIKLVSDRAGADLTLSLVKTEDGLAYVVKWDDSEEVYKGWNMAWEEFTWCLGVVNKPIEEAAKKAAEEAAARRAEEAALAAASEVTLEENDFEAEEVAAENLEK; encoded by the coding sequence ATGCAAAAAAATAAATATCGCATTCATAGCAATGCATTATTTGAAATTGCGCAAAGTCGTGCGTTTACCGAAAAGGATGCTATCGAAGAGCGCTTCGATGAAGAGGGAAAAATTAAATTAGTAAGTGACCGTGCTGGAGCGGATCTTACGTTATCATTAGTAAAAACCGAAGATGGTCTTGCATACGTAGTTAAATGGGATGATTCTGAAGAAGTATATAAAGGTTGGAACATGGCTTGGGAAGAATTTACTTGGTGCTTAGGCGTTGTAAACAAGCCAATTGAAGAAGCAGCAAAAAAAGCGGCAGAAGAAGCAGCAGCTCGTCGTGCAGAAGAAGCGGCATTAGCGGCAGCAAGCGAAGTCACATTGGAAGAAAATGATTTTGAAGCTGAAGAAGTTGCAGCGGAGAATTTAGAGAAATAA
- a CDS encoding MATE family efflux transporter encodes MANTTKELSLFKLTWPLFLELFLFMLMGLADTFMLSAVSDNAVAGVGTANQYIQIAILLLGVIGTGASIVVSQYLGSRLLEDASKIAALSVTLNLVIGLVLSGVFLLFSDAIMKMMNLQGAVLEAAQSYLAIVGGFIFVQALITSLSSVIRVQGWTKQTMYVSLGMNVLHVILNYILIFGKFGAPELGVEGAAISSVISRIVAAVVFFWLLYQALEVRIQFADYYSLSKKYITKILKIGIPSALEQVLYQTSQIVLLYYVTYVGAEALSARQYAMNISMFTYLFAMAIGSGTAILIGRYVGAGEKDLAYKTVWFSVKSALVFTLVMVALVTTFREPLMRVFTDNENIIQIGASVLLLSIFLETGRTINITIINSLRAAGDATYPVRIGIISMICIGLSLGYLFVFVLDLGLIGVWLAISCDEWIRAILVIFRWRSRKWERYALVGPDHK; translated from the coding sequence ATGGCAAATACTACAAAGGAATTAAGCTTATTTAAACTTACATGGCCTTTATTTTTAGAGCTGTTTTTATTTATGCTGATGGGACTTGCCGATACGTTCATGTTAAGTGCCGTTTCAGACAATGCCGTTGCTGGTGTCGGAACCGCGAACCAATATATCCAAATTGCGATTCTGTTATTAGGTGTGATTGGCACAGGGGCTTCGATTGTCGTCTCACAATATTTAGGTTCACGCTTATTGGAAGATGCTTCGAAAATTGCCGCGCTATCCGTTACATTAAACTTGGTTATTGGCCTCGTATTAAGTGGCGTGTTTCTCTTATTTTCAGATGCCATTATGAAGATGATGAACCTACAAGGTGCTGTGCTTGAAGCCGCGCAAAGCTATTTAGCGATTGTTGGGGGCTTTATTTTTGTTCAGGCACTAATTACATCGCTATCTTCTGTCATTCGTGTACAGGGTTGGACGAAGCAAACGATGTATGTATCACTTGGAATGAACGTGCTTCATGTCATTTTGAACTATATTTTAATTTTCGGGAAATTTGGGGCACCGGAGCTTGGTGTTGAAGGGGCAGCCATTTCTTCTGTCATTAGCCGTATTGTCGCAGCAGTTGTATTTTTCTGGTTGCTGTATCAGGCACTGGAAGTACGCATTCAATTTGCTGATTATTATAGTCTATCTAAAAAATACATTACAAAGATTTTAAAAATCGGAATTCCATCTGCCCTTGAGCAAGTATTGTATCAAACGAGCCAAATCGTATTACTTTACTATGTAACATACGTCGGAGCGGAAGCATTGTCTGCACGTCAATACGCCATGAATATTTCCATGTTTACGTATTTATTTGCGATGGCGATTGGTTCAGGTACCGCTATTTTAATAGGGCGTTATGTTGGCGCTGGAGAAAAGGACCTCGCCTATAAAACAGTATGGTTTAGCGTAAAATCAGCGCTTGTATTTACACTGGTGATGGTGGCGCTAGTTACAACCTTCCGCGAGCCGCTCATGCGTGTATTTACTGACAATGAAAACATCATTCAAATCGGGGCTAGCGTCCTATTATTAAGTATCTTTTTAGAAACGGGTCGTACCATTAATATTACAATTATCAACTCGCTACGTGCTGCTGGAGATGCGACCTACCCTGTGCGTATCGGGATAATTTCCATGATTTGTATCGGACTGTCACTCGGTTACTTATTTGTATTCGTCCTTGATTTAGGCTTAATCGGCGTATGGTTAGCCATTTCCTGTGATGAATGGATTCGTGCCATTTTAGTTATTTTCCGCTGGCGTAGTCGTAAGTGGGAACGCTATGCGCTCGTTGGACCAGATCATAAATAA
- a CDS encoding 3D domain-containing protein — translation MIKKILAFSVAIAASTFIFASPSFAATHTVTSGETLFSIAPKYNVTATALKKENMLITNNLFINQVLQIPEKVSATHPSNVKKTYSMTATAYTANCKGCSGITKTGLNLRKNPELKVIAVDPKIIPLGSKVWVEGYGIAVAGDTGGAIKGNKIDVFVKNKSIAYDWGRKKVTVKLLKS, via the coding sequence ATGATCAAGAAAATATTAGCATTTTCAGTGGCAATTGCCGCGAGCACATTTATTTTTGCAAGCCCGTCTTTCGCAGCTACACATACAGTAACATCAGGTGAGACATTATTTTCAATTGCACCCAAATATAACGTTACCGCAACCGCATTAAAAAAGGAAAATATGTTAATAACGAATAATCTTTTCATTAATCAGGTGCTTCAAATCCCTGAAAAAGTTTCTGCAACACATCCGTCAAATGTAAAGAAAACGTATTCAATGACAGCTACAGCCTATACAGCGAATTGCAAGGGTTGCTCGGGAATTACGAAAACTGGATTAAACTTACGTAAAAACCCAGAGCTTAAAGTAATCGCAGTTGATCCTAAAATTATTCCACTTGGCTCAAAAGTGTGGGTGGAAGGCTATGGCATTGCAGTTGCCGGTGATACAGGCGGCGCTATTAAAGGAAATAAAATCGATGTTTTTGTCAAAAATAAATCAATAGCCTATGACTGGGGACGTAAAAAGGTGACAGTCAAGCTGTTAAAATCATAA
- a CDS encoding redox protein: protein MEAKKHQIECHNCQERMTIDFATANFATAVSVINGKKTETRTYFEQCPNCDAVNKVTSDNKEEWGKRKGPNIKFFMFSGMLGCLLFLVLGILALYFAFQGLGFVVDWLYK, encoded by the coding sequence ATGGAAGCAAAAAAACACCAAATTGAATGCCACAACTGTCAGGAAAGGATGACCATTGATTTTGCAACCGCCAATTTTGCGACAGCTGTGAGTGTCATTAACGGCAAAAAAACGGAAACCCGTACATATTTTGAACAATGCCCGAACTGTGACGCCGTAAATAAAGTAACAAGCGACAACAAAGAAGAATGGGGAAAACGCAAAGGACCTAATATCAAATTCTTTATGTTTTCCGGCATGCTTGGTTGTCTATTATTTTTAGTTTTAGGCATACTGGCACTCTATTTTGCATTTCAGGGGCTTGGTTTTGTTGTGGATTGGCTGTATAAATAG
- a CDS encoding MFS transporter has product MNEQAKLKKATYHLYTFLVSKMIGSLGSHVYSFGISMYILSLTGSSLSFAINIILSYLPRTIMAPIAGILGDRMSRKKLVLGGQAGVILTVAGLLMYTHEFGLSLAAIYTATMFNSIFSTFTSVAFSASIANLVDETRIQKAMSFNQLSLSVSGIGGPIFGGMLFGFVSMEVFLMIFIIAAMITLTLEATMNFQLYKRQQAMTGSEKETMVESFKAGFCYVNKKPVIKAILWTALWLNLFFTSVNVGGGYILLTLLQIDPQLIGFIEAGGAVGILITSIYFASRSTVKFPLLLVKRSTFLMGILVIFVGVPLLFQFSSTMMIFIFYFIVMLIFGALGVITNTPIGVIMQTTIDEQYRGRVFGIVEMMAMSAMPIGTLTYGFLYEIIPAQYILFVSGLILIFIVLLLLRTSIIEMAHPELKKTEVTPVTE; this is encoded by the coding sequence ATGAATGAACAGGCAAAATTAAAAAAAGCGACCTACCATTTATACACATTTTTAGTGAGTAAAATGATTGGTTCGCTCGGGTCACATGTTTATAGTTTTGGGATTAGTATGTACATCTTATCGTTAACAGGTTCGTCATTAAGCTTTGCCATCAATATTATATTAAGCTATTTGCCACGTACAATAATGGCACCGATTGCGGGAATACTAGGGGATCGCATGTCTCGAAAAAAACTGGTGCTAGGTGGTCAGGCAGGCGTCATCTTAACAGTAGCTGGGTTATTAATGTATACGCATGAATTTGGGTTATCGCTTGCCGCTATCTACACTGCCACTATGTTCAACAGTATTTTCAGTACATTTACAAGTGTCGCCTTTTCTGCATCCATCGCCAATTTAGTGGATGAAACTAGAATCCAAAAAGCGATGAGCTTTAACCAACTGTCGTTATCGGTATCTGGAATTGGCGGACCGATTTTTGGCGGGATGCTTTTCGGCTTTGTATCAATGGAAGTTTTCTTAATGATTTTCATCATTGCTGCAATGATTACCCTAACTTTAGAAGCAACGATGAATTTCCAGCTATATAAAAGACAACAGGCAATGACAGGTTCTGAAAAAGAAACTATGGTCGAAAGCTTTAAAGCCGGCTTCTGCTATGTCAATAAAAAACCTGTTATTAAAGCGATCTTATGGACGGCATTATGGTTAAATTTATTTTTCACTTCCGTCAATGTTGGTGGAGGCTACATTTTACTAACTTTATTGCAAATTGATCCACAATTAATCGGCTTTATTGAGGCGGGTGGCGCTGTCGGTATACTCATAACATCGATTTATTTTGCTTCACGCTCAACAGTGAAATTTCCATTATTATTAGTAAAGCGCTCAACATTTTTAATGGGGATACTCGTGATCTTTGTCGGCGTACCACTATTATTCCAATTTTCAAGTACGATGATGATTTTCATTTTCTACTTTATCGTCATGCTCATTTTTGGCGCACTGGGCGTTATTACCAATACCCCAATTGGCGTCATTATGCAGACAACAATTGATGAACAATATCGCGGGCGTGTGTTTGGTATTGTTGAAATGATGGCGATGAGTGCCATGCCAATTGGAACACTTACTTACGGGTTTTTATATGAGATCATTCCAGCGCAATACATTTTATTCGTCAGTGGTTTGATCCTAATCTTTATTGTTTTACTCTTATTACGTACTTCTATTATTGAAATGGCACATCCAGAGCTTAAAAAGACAGAGGTTACGCCTGTAACCGAATAA